A single Antechinus flavipes isolate AdamAnt ecotype Samford, QLD, Australia chromosome 5, AdamAnt_v2, whole genome shotgun sequence DNA region contains:
- the NAPEPLD gene encoding N-acyl-phosphatidylethanolamine-hydrolyzing phospholipase D isoform X2: MENILPTNNMEENPDESETSITISNSHLLEEVKKKCKLSARRSAKDCEKPFRRSFRIDYRLEESVTKSQKGKDGRYINPWPTWKYPSLSDVLKWMILEKDNSKIPRCKEELDKELPLVCPYFVENPEQAGMKKGGLRVTWLGHATVLVEMDDITFLTDPIFSMRASLSQFVGPKRFRNPPCTIGQLPKIDAVIISHTHYDHLDYNTVLSLNERFGGDLRWFVPMGLLEWMQNCGCENVIELDWWEENCIPEHDDITFVFTPSQHWCKRTPIDDNKVLWGSWSVLGPWNRFFFAGDTGYCSVFEEIGKRFGPFDLAAIPIGAYEPRWFMKHQHVDPEEAVRIHIDVQSKNSLAIHWGTFALANEYYLDPPLKLNESLARYGINKQDFFTLKHGESKQINFEDENLE; the protein is encoded by the exons ATTACCAACAAATAATATGGAAGAAAACCCAGATGAAAGTGAGACTTCTATAACAATAAGTAACAGCCACCTTttggaagaagtgaaaaaaaaatgcaagctttCAGCCAGACGTAGCGCAAAAGATTGTGAGAAGCCATTCAGAAGAAGCTTCAGGATAGACTATAGGTTAGAGGAATCTGTAACTAAGTCacaaaaaggaaaggatggaagaTACATCAATCCTTGGCCAACATGGAAATATCCATCTCTTTCAGATGTTTTGAAATGGATGATACTGGAAAAAGATAACAGCAAAATTCCACGTTGTAAAGAg GAACTGGACAAAGAACTTCCACTGGTTTGTCCATATTTTGTTGAAAATCCTGAACAAGCTGGAATGAAGAAAGGTGGTTTACGAGTCACATGGCTTGGACATGCAACAGTTTTGGTGGAAATGGATGACATAACATTTCTTACAGACCCTATTTTTAGTATGCGGGCTTCGCTGTCACAGTTCGTTGGTCCAAAACGCTTTCGCAATCCACCATGCACAATAGGGCAGCTGCCCAAAATAGATGCAGTTATTATCAGTCATACGCACTACGACCACTTGGACTATAATACTGTACTTAGTTTAAATGAGCGTTTTGGCGGTGATCTGAGGTGGTTTGTACCTATGGGTCTCTTAGAGTGGATGCAGAATTGTGGATGTGAGAATGTGATTGAACTGGACTGGTGGGAAGAAAACTGTATTCCTGAACATGATGATATCACCTTTGTCTTTACACCTTCCCAGCACTGGTGTAAAAGAACTCCAATAGATGACAATAAAGTTTTGTGGGGCAGCTGGTCTGTCTTGGGGCCCTGGAATAGATTTTTCTTTGCAGGAGACACTGGTTATTGTAGTGTTTTTGAAGAGATAGGAAAACGATTTGGACCTTTTGATCTTGCAGCTATTCCTATTGGAGCTTATGAACCAAG atGGTTTATGAAACACCAGCATGTAGACCCTGAAGAAGCGGTAAGGATTCACATCGATGTTCAGTCAAAGAATTCGTTAGCAATTCACTGGGGAACCTTTGCTTTAGCAAATGAG TATTATCTGGATCCTCCACTGAAACTGAATGAATCTTTAGCGAGGTATGGAATTAACAAGCAAGATTTCTTCACTTTGAAGCACGGagaatcaaaacaaataaattttgaagatgaaaatCTTGAATAA
- the NAPEPLD gene encoding N-acyl-phosphatidylethanolamine-hydrolyzing phospholipase D isoform X3: MEENPDESETSITISNSHLLEEVKKKCKLSARRSAKDCEKPFRRSFRIDYRLEESVTKSQKGKDGRYINPWPTWKYPSLSDVLKWMILEKDNSKIPRCKEELDKELPLVCPYFVENPEQAGMKKGGLRVTWLGHATVLVEMDDITFLTDPIFSMRASLSQFVGPKRFRNPPCTIGQLPKIDAVIISHTHYDHLDYNTVLSLNERFGGDLRWFVPMGLLEWMQNCGCENVIELDWWEENCIPEHDDITFVFTPSQHWCKRTPIDDNKVLWGSWSVLGPWNRFFFAGDTGYCSVFEEIGKRFGPFDLAAIPIGAYEPRWFMKHQHVDPEEAVRIHIDVQSKNSLAIHWGTFALANEYYLDPPLKLNESLARYGINKQDFFTLKHGESKQINFEDENLE; encoded by the exons ATGGAAGAAAACCCAGATGAAAGTGAGACTTCTATAACAATAAGTAACAGCCACCTTttggaagaagtgaaaaaaaaatgcaagctttCAGCCAGACGTAGCGCAAAAGATTGTGAGAAGCCATTCAGAAGAAGCTTCAGGATAGACTATAGGTTAGAGGAATCTGTAACTAAGTCacaaaaaggaaaggatggaagaTACATCAATCCTTGGCCAACATGGAAATATCCATCTCTTTCAGATGTTTTGAAATGGATGATACTGGAAAAAGATAACAGCAAAATTCCACGTTGTAAAGAg GAACTGGACAAAGAACTTCCACTGGTTTGTCCATATTTTGTTGAAAATCCTGAACAAGCTGGAATGAAGAAAGGTGGTTTACGAGTCACATGGCTTGGACATGCAACAGTTTTGGTGGAAATGGATGACATAACATTTCTTACAGACCCTATTTTTAGTATGCGGGCTTCGCTGTCACAGTTCGTTGGTCCAAAACGCTTTCGCAATCCACCATGCACAATAGGGCAGCTGCCCAAAATAGATGCAGTTATTATCAGTCATACGCACTACGACCACTTGGACTATAATACTGTACTTAGTTTAAATGAGCGTTTTGGCGGTGATCTGAGGTGGTTTGTACCTATGGGTCTCTTAGAGTGGATGCAGAATTGTGGATGTGAGAATGTGATTGAACTGGACTGGTGGGAAGAAAACTGTATTCCTGAACATGATGATATCACCTTTGTCTTTACACCTTCCCAGCACTGGTGTAAAAGAACTCCAATAGATGACAATAAAGTTTTGTGGGGCAGCTGGTCTGTCTTGGGGCCCTGGAATAGATTTTTCTTTGCAGGAGACACTGGTTATTGTAGTGTTTTTGAAGAGATAGGAAAACGATTTGGACCTTTTGATCTTGCAGCTATTCCTATTGGAGCTTATGAACCAAG atGGTTTATGAAACACCAGCATGTAGACCCTGAAGAAGCGGTAAGGATTCACATCGATGTTCAGTCAAAGAATTCGTTAGCAATTCACTGGGGAACCTTTGCTTTAGCAAATGAG TATTATCTGGATCCTCCACTGAAACTGAATGAATCTTTAGCGAGGTATGGAATTAACAAGCAAGATTTCTTCACTTTGAAGCACGGagaatcaaaacaaataaattttgaagatgaaaatCTTGAATAA